The following proteins come from a genomic window of Macadamia integrifolia cultivar HAES 741 chromosome 14, SCU_Mint_v3, whole genome shotgun sequence:
- the LOC122061986 gene encoding lycopene beta cyclase, chloroplastic/chromoplastic-like, translated as MGTLLRTHSKLELVHPLHGFAKNRYLLSSSKLRNQFKFGPKRSIGKWCMNGFVRARCTALLELVPETKKENLEFELPMYDPSKGLVVDLAVVGGGPAGLAVAQQVSEAGLSVCSIDPSPKLIWPNNYGVWVDEFEAMDLLDCLDTTWSGAVVFIDEQSRKYLDRPYGRVNRKQLKSKMMQKCISNGVKFHQAKVIKVIHEESKSFLICNDGVTVQATVVLDATGFSRCLVQYDKPYNPGYQVAYGILAEVEEHPFDLDKMVFMDWRDSHLTNKKELKEKKCRIPTFLYAMPFSSERIFLEETSLVARPGVSMEEIQERMVARLTHMGIKVKSIEEDEKCVIPMGGPLPVLPQRVVGIGGTAGMVHPSTGYMVARTLAAAPIVANSIVQYLDSKKEISGDELTAEVWKDLWPIERRRQREFFCFGMDILLKLDLPGTRRFFDAFFDLEPHYWHGFLSSRLFLPELLYFGLSLFSHASNTSRIEIMAKGTAPLVNMVGNLIQDRD; from the coding sequence ATGGGTACTCTGCTAAGAACACACAGTAAGCTTGAATTGGTACACCCACTTCATGGGTTTGCTAAAAACCGCTATCTTTTAAGCTCTTCAAAGCTTCGAAACCAATTCAAATTTGGTCCCAAGAGGTCTATTGGGAAGTGGTGTATGAATGGTTTTGTTAGAGCCCGCTGTACTGCTCTGTTGGAGCTTGTTCCGGAAACGAAAAAAGAGAATCTTGAGTTTGAGCTTCCCATGTATGATCCATCAAAGGGCCTTGTTGTGGACCTTGCTGTTGTTGGAGGAGGTCCAGCAGGACTTGCAGTTGCACAACAGGTCTCTGAGGCAGGCCTCTCCGTTTGCTCAATTGACCCATCTCCAAAATTAATCTGGCCTAACAATTATGGAGTCTGGGTTGATGAGTTTGAAGCCATGGACCTGCTTGATTGCCTCGACACAACCTGGAGTGGTGCCGTTGTGTTCATCGATGAACAATCTCGGAAATATCTGGATAGACCCTATGGTAGAGTCAATAGGAAGCAGCTGAAATCGAAAATGATGCAGAAGTGTATATCAAATGGTGTCAAGTTTCATCAGGCTAAGGTTATTAAGGTTATTCATGAGGAATCCAAGTCTTTTTTGATTTGTAATGATGGGGTCACAGTTCAAGCAACTGTAGTCCTTGATGCCACTGGGTTCTCAAGGTGCCTTGTTCAGTATGATAAGCCCTATAACCCTGGGTACCAAGTCGCTTATGGAATACTAGCGGAGGTGGAAGAACACCCCTTTGATTTGGACAAGATGGTTTTTATGGATTGGAGAGATTCACATCTGACAAACAAGAAAGaactgaaagaaaagaaatgtagGATCCCTACATTTCTGTATGCAATGCCTTTCTCATCTGAGAGGATTTTTCTAGAAGAGACTTCTCTTGTTGCTCGACCGGGAGTATCAATGGAAGAGATACAGGAAAGGATGGTGGCTAGGTTGACACACATGGGTATAAAAGTGAAGAGcattgaagaagatgagaagtgTGTCATTCCAATGGGTGGCCCCCTTCCTGTGCTTCCTCAACGGGTTGTGGGAATAGGTGGAACTGCAGGGATGGTACACCCCTCGACTGGTTATATGGTGGCAAGAACTCTTGCAGCTGCTCCCATAGTTGCAAACTCAATAGTTCAGTACCTCGACTCTAAGAAAGAAATTTCAGGAGATGAATTGACTGCAGAAGTTTGGAAAGATTTGTGGCCCATAGAGCGGAGGCGGCAGAGGGAGTTTTTTTGCTTTGGTATGGATATTTTGCTTAAGCTTGATTTACCAGGCACAAGGAGGTTCTTTGATGCATTTTTTGATCTAGAGCCACATTACTGGCATGGATTTTTGTCATCCCGATTGTTTCTTCCTGAGCTTCTATATTTTGGGCTTTCTCTATTCTCTCATGCCTCCAATACTTCTAGGATAGAGATTATGGCCAAGGGCACAGCTCCTTTGGTAAACATGGTTGGCAACTTAATACAGGATAGAGACTAG